In Prevotella sp. oral taxon 475, one DNA window encodes the following:
- the mltG gene encoding endolytic transglycosylase MltG, with the protein MNQNCVKKYLIPAGICVLMIVVIIYYYFFSALIVGSATRYVYVDGDDNIDSVYAKLQIAGQSHALTGFRTLTRHSSYAEHIRPGRYALEPGQGAFVVFRHLKNGMQAPVNLTIPSVRTLDRLAAEVSKRLMMDSTDLLRVLRQPQICARYGVDTATVISLFIPNTYDVYWNISPENLLERMQRESRRFWNVDRTAKARELRLSPVQVMTLASIVDEETANEAEKPMVAGMYYNRLMLRNAEYPNGMPLQADPTIKFAWKRFDLRRIYNKLLHIDSPYNTYRNAGLPPGPIRIPSVSGIDAVLGLVHHDYLYMCAKEDFSGTHNFARTYREHLANAAKYSKALNERGIQ; encoded by the coding sequence ATGAATCAGAATTGTGTGAAGAAGTATCTCATTCCAGCCGGAATCTGCGTGCTGATGATCGTAGTCATCATCTATTATTATTTCTTTTCGGCGTTGATCGTGGGTTCGGCCACGCGCTACGTGTATGTGGATGGCGACGATAACATCGATTCCGTCTATGCCAAGTTACAGATTGCGGGACAGAGCCATGCGTTGACGGGATTCCGAACCTTGACGCGCCACAGCTCTTACGCCGAGCATATTCGTCCGGGTCGCTACGCCCTGGAGCCGGGGCAGGGTGCCTTTGTGGTGTTTCGGCATTTGAAAAACGGGATGCAGGCTCCGGTGAATCTGACTATTCCCAGCGTGCGAACACTCGACCGACTGGCGGCCGAGGTGAGTAAGCGGCTGATGATGGACAGCACCGATTTGCTGCGCGTGTTACGCCAGCCGCAGATCTGCGCTCGCTATGGCGTAGACACGGCTACGGTGATCTCGCTTTTCATCCCCAATACCTACGACGTGTACTGGAACATTTCGCCCGAGAATCTGCTCGAGCGGATGCAGCGGGAGAGTCGCCGCTTCTGGAACGTCGACCGCACGGCCAAGGCTCGGGAGCTCCGCCTCTCGCCTGTACAGGTGATGACACTGGCCAGCATCGTCGACGAGGAAACGGCCAATGAGGCCGAGAAACCCATGGTGGCCGGCATGTATTACAACCGGCTTATGCTCCGCAACGCCGAATATCCTAACGGAATGCCCCTTCAGGCCGACCCCACCATCAAGTTTGCCTGGAAACGCTTCGACCTGCGCCGCATTTATAACAAACTGCTCCACATCGACAGTCCTTACAACACCTACCGCAACGCCGGTCTGCCTCCCGGTCCTATCCGCATTCCCAGCGTGTCGGGCATCGATGCCGTGCTGGGGCTGGTGCATCACGACTACCTTTACATGTGTGCCAAGGAGGATTTCAGCGGTACGCACAACTTTGCCCGAACCTATCGGGAGCATTTGGCCAATGCGGCAAAGTATTCGAAGGCTCTCAACGAGAGAGGCATCCAATAA